In Macaca nemestrina isolate mMacNem1 chromosome 9, mMacNem.hap1, whole genome shotgun sequence, a single genomic region encodes these proteins:
- the LOC105480659 gene encoding interferon-induced protein with tetratricopeptide repeats 3 produces MSEVTKNSLEQILPQLKCHFTWNLFKEESVSRDLEDRVCNQIEFLNTEFKATMYNLLAYIKHLDGKNEAALECLRQAEELIQQEHADQAEIRSLVTWGNYAWVYYHLGRLSDAQIYVDKVKQTCKKFSNPYSIEYPELDCEEGWTQLKCGRNERAKVCFEKALEEKPNNPEFSSGLAIAMYHLDNNPEKQFSTDVLKQAIELSPDNQYVKVLLGLKLQKMNKEAEGEQLVEEALEKAPCQTDVLRSAAKFYRRKGDLDKAIELFQRALESTPNNGYLYHQIGCCYKAKVRQMQNTGESEASGNKEKIEALKQYAMDYSNKALEKGLNPLDAYSDLAEFLEAECYQTPFSKEDPDAEKRQSHQHYCNLQKYNGKSEDTALQRGLEGLSISKKSTEKEEIKDQPQNVSENLLPQNAPNYWYHQGLIHKQNGDLLQAVKCYEKELGRLLRNAPSGIGSFFLSASELEDGSEEMGQDAVSSNPRELVSNSE; encoded by the exons ATGAg TGAGGTCACCAAGAATTCCCTGGAGCAAATCCTTCCACAACTGAAATGCCATTTCACCTGGAACTTATTCAAGGAAGAAAGTGTCTCAAGGGATCTGGAAGACAGAGTGTGTAACcagattgaatttttaaatactgaGTTCAAAGCTACAATGTACAACTTGTTGGCCTACATAAAACACCTAGATGGTAAAAACGAGGCAGCCCTGGAATGCTTACGGCAAGCTGAAGAGTTAATCCAGCAAGAGCATGCTGACCAAGCAGAAATCAGAAGTCTAGTCACTTGGGGAAACTACGCCTGGGTCTACTATCACTTGGGCAGACTCTCAGATGCTCAGATTTATGTAGACAAGGTAAAACAAACCTGCAAGAAATTTTCAAATCCATACAGTATTGAGTATCCTGAACTTGACTGTGAGGAAGGGTGGACACAACTGAAGTGTGGAAGAAATGAAAGGGCGAAGGTGTGTTTTGAGAAGGCTCTGGAAGAAAAACCTAACAACCCAGAATTCTCCTCTGGACTGGCAATTGCGATGTACCATCTGGATAATAACCCAGAGAAACAGTTCTCTACTGATGTTTTGAAACAGGCCATTGAGCTGAGTCCTGATAACCAGTATGTCAAGGTTCTCTTGGGCCTCAAACTGCAGAAGATGAATAAAGAAGCCGAAGGAGAGCAGTTGGTTGAAGAAGCCTTGGAAAAGGCTCCTTGCCAAACAGATGTCCTCCGCAGTGCAGCcaaattttacagaagaaaaggtGACCTAGACAAAGCTATTGAACTGTTTCAACGGGCATTGGAATCCACACCAAACAATGGCTACCTCTATCACCAGATTGGGTGCTGCTACAAGGCAAAAGTAAGGCAAATGCAGAATACAGGAGAATCTGAAGCTAgtggaaataaagagaaaattgaaGCACTAAAGCAATATGCTATGGACTATTCGAATAAAGCTCTTGAGAAGGGACTGAATCCTCTGGATGCGTACTCCGATCTTGCTGAGTTCCTGGAGGCAGAATGTTATCAGACACCATTCAGTAAGGAAGACCCTGATGCTGAGAAGCGACAATCCCATCAGCACTATTGCAACCTTCAGAAATATAACGGGAAGTCTGAAGACACTGCTCTCCAACGTGGTTTAGAGGGTTTGTCCATAAGCAAAAAATCAACTGAGAAGGAAGAGATCAAAGACCAACCACAGAATGTATCTGAAAATCTGCTTCCACAAAATGCACCGAATTATTGGTATCATCAAGGATTAATTCATAAGCAGAATGGAGATCTGCTGCAAGCAGTCAAATGTTATGAGAAGGAACTGGGCCGCCTGCTAAGGAACGCCCCTTCAGGCATAGGCAGTTTTTTCCTGTCAGCATCTGAGCTTGAGGATGGCAGTGAGGAAATGGGCCAGGACGCAGTCAGCTCCAATCCTAGAGAGCTCGTCTCTAACTCAGAGTAA